One part of the Humulus lupulus chromosome 9, drHumLupu1.1, whole genome shotgun sequence genome encodes these proteins:
- the LOC133802395 gene encoding CBL-interacting serine/threonine-protein kinase 23 isoform X2: MTTRPSGSGSTGSSRTRVGRYELGRTLGEGNFAKVKFARNVETNENVAIKILDKEKVLKHKMIGQIKREISTMKLIRHPNVIRMYEVMASKTKIYIVMEFVTGGELFDKIASKGRLKEDEARKYFQELICAVDYCHSRGVFHRDLKPENLLLDASGSLKVSDFGLSALPQQVREDGLLHTTCGTPNYVAPEVINNKGYDGAKADLWSCGVILFVLMAGYLPFEESNLMALYKKRITIAEIIQNEWFKKGYKPPRFEQADVSVDDVDDIFNELGESGNLVVERREEGSTAPVTMNAFELISTSQGLNLSSLFEKQMGLVKRETRFTSKCSAKDIITKIEQAAGPLGFDVKKNNFKLKLHGEKSGRKGPLSVATEIFEVAPSLYMVEVRKSGGDTLEFHKFYKNLSTGLKDIVWKSADESKDEVENGVAGTRVTPSK, encoded by the exons ATGACGACAAGGCCAAGCGGCAGTGGTAGCACTGGCAGCAGCAGGACGCGAGTTGGGAGGTATGAGCTGGGTCGGACCCTGGGCGAGGGCAATTTCGCTAAGGTTAAGTTCGCCAGAAACGTCGAGACTAATGAGAACGTCGCCATTAAAATTCTCGACAAGGAGAAAGTTCTCAAGCACAAGATGATCGGTCAG ATCAAACGTGAAATATCAACGATGAAACTAATTAGGCACCCGAATGTCATCCGGATGTATGAG GTAATGGCTAGCAAGACAAAAATTTACATTGTTATGGAATTTGTGACTGGAGGAGAACTCTTTGACAAAATT GCTAGTAAAGGAAGACTGAAGGAAGATGAAGCAAGAAAATATTTTCAGGAGCTAATATGTGCTGTGGATTATTGTCATAGCAGAGGTGTTTTTCACAGGGACTTAAAG CCGGAGAATCTGCTGTTGGATGCTAGTGGTTCTCTTAAAGTTTCAGATTTTGGGTTGAGTGCACTTCCTCAGCAAGTTCGT GAGGATGGATTACTTCACACTACCTGTGGAACACCAAACTATGTTGCTCCTGAG GTTATCAACAACAAAGGGTATGATGGAGCGAAGGCAGATTTATGGTCATGTGGTGTGATTCTTTTTGTCCTAATGGCTGGTTACTTGCCTTTTGAAGAATCTAACCTCATGGCATTATATAAAAAG CGAATTACGATTGCTGAGATAATTCAAAATGAGTGGTTTAAGAAGGGATATAAACCGCCAAGATTTGAACAAGCTGATGTTAGTGTTGATGATGTGGATGACATCTTCAATGAATTAGGG GAATCTGGAAACCTTGTTGTGGAGAGGCGGGAAGAAGGCTCTACAGCGCCTGTTACTATGAATGCTTTTGAGCTAATTTCTACATCTCAGGGCCTGAACCTAAGTTCACTTTTTGAAAAGCAAATG GGACTTGTTAAACGAGAGACTAGATTCACATCTAAATGTTCTGCCAAAGatataattacaaaaattgaACAAGCTGCTGGGCCCCTGGGTTTTGATGTAAAAAAGAATAATTTCAAG TTGAAGCTTCATGGAGAGAAGAGTGGACGCAAAGGTCCTTTATCTGTTGCAACAGAG ATTTTTGAAGTGGCCCCTTCCCTCTACATGGTTGAAGTCCGGAAATCTGGAGGAGATACTCTGGAATTTCACAAG TTCTACAAGAACCTTTCGACCGGGCTGAAAGATATCGTGTGGAAATCGGCCGATGAATCAAAGGATGAAGTGGAGAATG GTGTTGCTGGTACCCGAGTTACACCATCTAAATGA
- the LOC133799442 gene encoding uncharacterized protein LOC133799442, translating into MEDHRQANCNVIGELIKSKYMSIKRVDTPHDIINDMLDDFGVSMGYQKAWRAREKALELARGNQDDSYQKLPIYLHMLKVSNPGTITHLVTDNTDHFKYMYLAFANSIKGWKHCRPVIVIDGTYLKTSFGGTLFTASTMDANNNIFPLAFGIGDSENDSSWLWFFTKLKKTYGEREGMAIISDRHKSIENAIDDVYPKAFHGAYIFHMLNNIKVNFGVHGEDLNLNFVKAAKAYRVQSFEHYMHEIDKIDTRIRPYLQKIRYSTWSRCHAPTRRYTMMTSNIAESINAALKAARTLPITTMMEGLRSLVQKWVWKNDNEASGTFTQVTTDTETVLRENFIHAIKFQVPDIY; encoded by the exons ATGGAAGACCACAGGCAGGCTAATTGCAATGTCATTGGGGaactaataaaatcaaaatacatGTCAATAAAGAGAGTAGACACACCACATGACATAATCAACGACATGCTAGATGATTTTGGTGTTTCAATGGGGTACCAAAAAGCCTGGAGAGCAAGAGAAAAAGCTTTAGAATTGGCAAGGGGAAACCAAGATGATTCATACCAAAAACTTCCCATCTACCTTCACATGCTAAAAGTCtcgaacccaggtacaattacacACCTGGTTACAGACAATACAGATCACTTCAAATATATGTACCTAGCATTTGCAAATTCGATCAAAGGATGGAAACACTGTAGGCCAGTCATTGTGATAGATGGAACTTACTTGAAGACATCATTTGGGGGaactttattcactgcttcaacaaTGGATGCTAACAACAACATATTCCCATTAGCCTTTGGAATAGGAGACTCTGAAAATGATTCATCATGGTTATGGTTTTTCACAAAGCTAAAGAAGACATATGGAGAAAGAGAAG GTATGGCAATCATTTcagacaggcataaaagcatagAAAATGCGATAGACGATGTATACCCAAAAGCTTTCCATGGAGCATACATATTCCACATGTTAAACAACATCAAAGTCAATTTTGGTGTCCATGGGGAGGACCTAAACCTAAACTTTGTCAAAGCAGCAAAGGCATACAGGGTACAATCATTTGAGCACTACATGCATGAAATAGACAAGATTGACACACGCATAAGACCGTATTTACAAAAAATTAGATATTCAACTTGGTCTAGATGCCATGCTCCAACAAGAAGATATACAATGATGACATCAAATATAGCTGAATCAATAAATGCTGCATTGAAAGCTGCAAGAACGCTGCCAATCACTACAATGATGGAGGGCCTTCGAAGTTTAGTTCAAAAATGGGTATGGAAAAATGATAACGAAGCAAGCGGAACATTCACACAAGTAACAACAGATACTGAAACTGTGCTTAGAGAAAACTTTATTCATGCCATTAAATTTCAGGTACCTGACATATATTGA
- the LOC133802395 gene encoding CBL-interacting serine/threonine-protein kinase 23 isoform X1, which yields MTTRPSGSGSTGSSRTRVGRYELGRTLGEGNFAKVKFARNVETNENVAIKILDKEKVLKHKMIGQIKREISTMKLIRHPNVIRMYEVMASKTKIYIVMEFVTGGELFDKIASKGRLKEDEARKYFQELICAVDYCHSRGVFHRDLKPENLLLDASGSLKVSDFGLSALPQQVREDGLLHTTCGTPNYVAPEVINNKGYDGAKADLWSCGVILFVLMAGYLPFEESNLMALYKKIHKAEFTFPPWFSSSAKKLIKRILDPDPSTRITIAEIIQNEWFKKGYKPPRFEQADVSVDDVDDIFNELGESGNLVVERREEGSTAPVTMNAFELISTSQGLNLSSLFEKQMGLVKRETRFTSKCSAKDIITKIEQAAGPLGFDVKKNNFKLKLHGEKSGRKGPLSVATEIFEVAPSLYMVEVRKSGGDTLEFHKFYKNLSTGLKDIVWKSADESKDEVENGVAGTRVTPSK from the exons ATGACGACAAGGCCAAGCGGCAGTGGTAGCACTGGCAGCAGCAGGACGCGAGTTGGGAGGTATGAGCTGGGTCGGACCCTGGGCGAGGGCAATTTCGCTAAGGTTAAGTTCGCCAGAAACGTCGAGACTAATGAGAACGTCGCCATTAAAATTCTCGACAAGGAGAAAGTTCTCAAGCACAAGATGATCGGTCAG ATCAAACGTGAAATATCAACGATGAAACTAATTAGGCACCCGAATGTCATCCGGATGTATGAG GTAATGGCTAGCAAGACAAAAATTTACATTGTTATGGAATTTGTGACTGGAGGAGAACTCTTTGACAAAATT GCTAGTAAAGGAAGACTGAAGGAAGATGAAGCAAGAAAATATTTTCAGGAGCTAATATGTGCTGTGGATTATTGTCATAGCAGAGGTGTTTTTCACAGGGACTTAAAG CCGGAGAATCTGCTGTTGGATGCTAGTGGTTCTCTTAAAGTTTCAGATTTTGGGTTGAGTGCACTTCCTCAGCAAGTTCGT GAGGATGGATTACTTCACACTACCTGTGGAACACCAAACTATGTTGCTCCTGAG GTTATCAACAACAAAGGGTATGATGGAGCGAAGGCAGATTTATGGTCATGTGGTGTGATTCTTTTTGTCCTAATGGCTGGTTACTTGCCTTTTGAAGAATCTAACCTCATGGCATTATATAAAAAG ATACACAAGGCTGAATTTACATTTCCACCATGGTTTTCCTCAAGTgcaaaaaaactaattaaaagaaTCTTGGATCCGGACCCCTCGACG CGAATTACGATTGCTGAGATAATTCAAAATGAGTGGTTTAAGAAGGGATATAAACCGCCAAGATTTGAACAAGCTGATGTTAGTGTTGATGATGTGGATGACATCTTCAATGAATTAGGG GAATCTGGAAACCTTGTTGTGGAGAGGCGGGAAGAAGGCTCTACAGCGCCTGTTACTATGAATGCTTTTGAGCTAATTTCTACATCTCAGGGCCTGAACCTAAGTTCACTTTTTGAAAAGCAAATG GGACTTGTTAAACGAGAGACTAGATTCACATCTAAATGTTCTGCCAAAGatataattacaaaaattgaACAAGCTGCTGGGCCCCTGGGTTTTGATGTAAAAAAGAATAATTTCAAG TTGAAGCTTCATGGAGAGAAGAGTGGACGCAAAGGTCCTTTATCTGTTGCAACAGAG ATTTTTGAAGTGGCCCCTTCCCTCTACATGGTTGAAGTCCGGAAATCTGGAGGAGATACTCTGGAATTTCACAAG TTCTACAAGAACCTTTCGACCGGGCTGAAAGATATCGTGTGGAAATCGGCCGATGAATCAAAGGATGAAGTGGAGAATG GTGTTGCTGGTACCCGAGTTACACCATCTAAATGA